The following is a genomic window from Saprospiraceae bacterium.
TTTGGCTTAGTTCAACATTGTTTTTAGAGATATCTTCGAGTATGAGATCGTTAAGTACACTTTTGGGCTCGCGTATTTTTTTTTCATAAAATAGCTTTTCTGCTTCAGTTTCTGCATCAGAAATCAGTCTTTTTTTGACATTGTTGAGAGCGAGTGTTACTTTGTCATTGAAGTTTTTTTCATCCAGATCTACTGCGCGCTTTATCCAAAAAAACTGTATTACCCCTACACCTACAAGTGAAAGCGTCATGATGATGATGATGGTCCAGATGGCATTTTTAGTCATGGCTACAAATATAGTTGAAGAATTCCAACACATTTTTGTTTTAACAACAAATTAACTCATAAGCGGCAGGTTTTGTTTTACAGTTAGGCATTTATATATGCTAATAAGTATTGATGTATGTATACATCCCTTTTCAATATGACAACAATCATTGGCTAATCATATTTATTAGAATGCTGCCATGACAAACCTCATTAAATATTTTTAGAAAATTTGTATTAAAATCATCAAATTTGCATTTTAAATCAAAGGACATGCTGAGACTTATCGCCAGATTTTTTTTATGGTTATGGGGTTTTAAAGTGGTAGGAGACCCTGAAAAAACACCTAAAAAGGTGTATGTTGTTTATCCTCACACGTCCAATTGGGATTTTCCACTTGGCATCTTGCTGAAATTCGGTATGCCTATCAATGTTAATTATGTAGGTAAAGAATCACTTTTCAAATGGCCCTGGGGTTGGTTGTTCCGGTGGCTTGGCGGCATTCCGGTAGACCGGAAAAAAAGTACCAATTTTGTGGATATGATGGCAGATTTGTTTCAAAAATATGATAGACTTGCTATCACCGTTGCTCCTGAAGGTACCAGAAAACGAGTACAAAAGTTCAGAACTGGCTTTTATTATATAGCGAACAAGGCAAAAGTACCTTTGATTTTGGTAAAATTTGATTTTGGACATAAACTTGTCGAATTTAGCGAACCATTTTATACCACAGGGGTTTATTCTGATGATCTGAAGTTGATCATTAATCACTTCAAAGGAGTCAAAGGGTACAACCCTGAATTGGCTTGTCAATGGGAAGACGAAGATTTATAATTTTAGAACACCAAATGCCACCGTTTAAATGGAATGTAAAATTTGGAAATGACCAATTCATGAACAAAGATTTTATATTCACATCTAAGTAGAGCCGATTTTTATTGATT
Proteins encoded in this region:
- a CDS encoding 1-acyl-sn-glycerol-3-phosphate acyltransferase, with amino-acid sequence MLRLIARFFLWLWGFKVVGDPEKTPKKVYVVYPHTSNWDFPLGILLKFGMPINVNYVGKESLFKWPWGWLFRWLGGIPVDRKKSTNFVDMMADLFQKYDRLAITVAPEGTRKRVQKFRTGFYYIANKAKVPLILVKFDFGHKLVEFSEPFYTTGVYSDDLKLIINHFKGVKGYNPELACQWEDEDL